In Struthio camelus isolate bStrCam1 chromosome 4, bStrCam1.hap1, whole genome shotgun sequence, a genomic segment contains:
- the PAQR3 gene encoding progestin and adipoQ receptor family member 3: MHQKLLRSAHYIELGSYQYWPVLVPRGIRLYTYEQIPVFLKDNPYITDGYRAYLPSRLCLKSLFILSNETVNIWSHLLGFVLFFTLGIYDLTAVLPAAGASREDFVICSVCLFCFQVCMLCSVGYHLFCCHRSEKTSRRWMALDYAGISIGILGCYVSGVFYAFYCNNYWRQVYLITVLAMILAVFFAQIHPSYLTQQWHRLRSVIFCSVSGYGIIPTVHWVWLNGGIGASIVQEFAPRVVVMYFIAAVAFLFYISKVPERYFPGQLNYLGSSHQVWHILAVVMLYWWHQSTVYIMQYRHSKPCPEYSMDV, encoded by the exons atGCACCAGAAGCTGCTGCGGAGCGCGCACTACATCGAGCTGGGCAGCTACCAGTACTGGCCCGTGCTGGTGCCCCGCGGCATCCGCCTCTACACCTACGAGCAGATCCCCGTCTTCCTCAAGGACAACCCCTACATCACGGACGGCTACCGCGCCTACCTGCCCTCCCGCCTCTGCCTCAAGAG CCTCTTCATCCTGTCCAACGAGACCGTCAACATCTGGAGCCACCTGCTCGGCTTCGTCCTCTTCTTCACGCTGGGCATCTACGACCTGACGGCGGTGCTGCCGGCGGCCGGCGCCTCCCGCGAGGACTTCGTCATCTGCTCCGTCTGCCTCTTCTGCTTCCAG GTGTGTATGCTTTGCTCAGTAGGATATCACCTTTTTTGTTGTCATCGCTCAGAGAAAACCAGCCGGCGATGGATGGCATTAGATTATGCAGGAATTTCCATTGGTATCCTGGGCTGCTATGTATCAGGCGTGTTTTATGCCTTTTATTGCAATAAC TACTGGCGTCAGGTATATTTAATCACTGTGCTGGCAATGATCTTGGCAGTATTTTTTGCTCAGATTCATCCCAGTTACCTTACGCAACAGTGGCACAGGCTGCGCTCCGTCATCTTTTGCTCAGTGTCTGGATATGGAATTATTCCTACAGTCCACTGGGTTTGGCTCAATGGAGGGATTGGTGCGTCTATTGTACAg gagTTTGCTCCACGTGTGGTTGTCATGTACTTCATTGCTGCAGTAGCTTTTCTCTTCTATATTTCCAAAGTTCCAGAACGATACTTCCCAG GACAGTTGAACTACCTCGGATCTAGTCACCAAGTATGGCATATCCTTGCAGTAGTGATGTTGTATTGGTGGCATCAATCTACAGTTTATATCATGCAATACAGACACAGCAAGCCCTGTCCTGAGTATAGCATGGATGTGTGA